The window TCTGTGCTTGTCCAAGTATATATCAATTGCTTTAAACATTACAACAGAATTTCTATCGGTTACTTCCTCCTGATGCTGCTTGTGATAAGAATTAATCTGTTCAACCTCAGCATACAAGTCATCACCAAGTTGTGCGTAGCACGACTACGCCACATGTATCCGTGCTTTCTGTAGAAATTCTTCAATATCCTTTTCACACTTATGCTTTTGCATATCTTGATCCATCGGTAGCAGCGCTACAGAGACAATTGCGTGAATGACCTTAAAGATCGTTTTAGATGTAGCGATTTGCTTTTGACCATATTCAATTCATCAGGTTCAATCCAAGTAGATTCTGATGCTACTACTCTGATCAACCTGAAAAAGacttgaatatttttcttcttagATACTAGTCTAAGGGCTGTTTGgatatgatttttttcaaaacagtttttgGTTATTAATTGACAGATTTTTGAAAAGAACATAGAAAACGAGTTTCAAGTTTGAAAAAAGTAGTTTTGACCAATTTTCAGGTGAACTCTCTGCTCACAAAACTTCTATTCTTTTTCAAGTTAAATGATTATCCAAACACAACTTCCAAATATCCtgttcaacctttatttttttctttcaaatattaCATTTTCTTATGTTCAAACGTCAACTGTTAAATATAAAATCGCGAGCAATTTTTCAATCTTGACACTGAATTTATCTAAGATACAATATGAGTGGTATTAGGGGTGCCCATGAGTCCTGGGGTTCTTATCGGACAACTATTGTTTTTTTGTTAGACGCGCATGTTTGAAATTTCAACCTGTTTTTAATCTATTTAAGTCATGTAGGACTGAGGTGCAAACATACATGTAAAAATTACATGACTAACATGTTCAAATATCCCCAGTGGCCGGTCTTGAACTTTTTGTCCCGGTCcccacaccccaccccacccccacgcACATACACACACTCCCAAAGTAtgtagtcttgaatttttatccGCTAAATAAATTCCAAGATTTGCCTGTAAGGCAGAATTTCTGATCAATTGTGTTGTTTTATTGCTTTGAAATCTCATGAATGTTTGGCTTGTGCAAGTTTATTATCTTGAATGTCTGCATTATGGATAGTTAGAATGTTTGCCAGCAAAATTTATCAAACGGGCCCGAACATGGGCCCTTAATAGAGGCCATTTTTATAAGACATTATTTATGGGGACAAAACATCAAGACCAACCCTAAATATTTTAGGGCGAAAGTTCCACTTCTAATCCTACACAGCACATCACAATGGAACGTCGTTCATGCAAACTGTATGTTTGTGAGGAAATTATAACCAACATATTGAATCGTTTGCCTTCGAAATCGCTAGCAAGGTTTAAATGCATATCAAAGGATTGGCGAAAGTACATTGCTGAAATTTACCGTTGTCGTCTTCAGTGGCCTAAACCATACCAACTCGGCTTCTTTTGCGTAGAGAAACGTTTGAAAAGTCGTTTCTTCTTCTCGTCGAAGGAGTCATCACTTGTAATCGGTACTAGtttggatgaatcaattagtTTTATCGGGGAGAGAGTGTATGTTGTTGCTTCTTCAGATGGTTTTCTACTATGCAATAAGCTTAAAAGCCGGCAGAGGATTTATTACGTTTATAATCCAGCCACAAGGCAACGTTTGGATGTCCCTAAAACTCAAATTCTTATGGATGATCCATATGTTGGATTTACGGTCAAGGAGACAGATGGCTCTGTCTCCTTTACTATAGTTCGCTATGGAGTACATCAGCCTTATTTTCATGACCTCCACTACAGTGTAACAATTGAAAGTTTCTCTTCAGAAACAAATATTTGGACTGCAACTCTTGATGCACCTATTCGATTTTATCCTTCTAGGGATGAGACTTCGTCATCATCAGCTTGTGCAGTCGATGAAGTTTTCTGTTGGCTTTGTAATGAAGCACACTGGGTGACTGTTTATGATAGTGTAAAAAAGTGTTTTTGGACTTTGGGATTACCTGACCAGATGTGGTTTTCTCGCGGTTCTGGTTGTCTTGGATTATCTGGTGGGGAACTCTGTTTTGCATCGAATAGTGGTACAACCATCTCGTGTTGGCGACTCAACAATTTTCCTAGTCGAGATGCAGTCTGGGTTTGGAAGTATAATATAGATGTTGCTACTGTAGTTCAGAAATGTCGAGAGGATTTTGGACTTGGAGGAGGCAATGCTCTTGGTTTTAAGGTTCGGAACATGGTTTTTCATCTTGCTCTTCCGGACATCTTGTATTTGCAAATAAGAAGCAAGGTTATTTCTTATAACGTGAAAACGAGTACTGCAGAACTTGTGCATGAATTTGGAGAAGCTTGGCGGAAGACAGTACACTACAAGTTGTTTTCCTATGAGTGGCCTCAATGGCCGCCTCTCCAGTAGACCACCAACAGGTATTGCATATTTGTATTTCGTCTAATACTTTCACTTATTTACATTGAACTGAGAAATAACAATTCTTTGTGGACTTCTTTTTAGACTTACAGTAGGGAGGGAATGACCCTTGTTACTTGTTGTACAAAAGAAGTTCCGTTGATATCGAGCCATTGTAGTGTGTATATAAAAGTGACTTATTTTCATCTATGTTGGTTGAGTTGACTTAAATAGCTGGCGTTTTATGGTTTGAGCTTACTGTGGAAGTCTGTAATAGTAGCTGGTTTCGGGTATTGTTTTTAAACTGATTGTTAGGATCGATTACCTTCCACACTCACTAGATCTAGCGGAAGAGATGAAGAAAGTTAGAGAGAAAtttcgtgaagagagagaaagagagagagaaataattTCGTGGTAACACCCGTAGGTAAACTCCACGGCGGAtgggctatttatattaatgatttagGGTGTGTATAGTTACACAGAGAAATGAGAATAAGTGCTACAGTGCCTAAAATTTGGAGGTTGAACCGCGTGAACATTAATATATGAACAATACATCAtatattaatcaggctccacacCTAACACAGATTTGGTGTTGTCTTTTGTATGCTCATACTTTGATCTTCAAAGTCCAGAGCATTTGCTCCATGTAGATAGCTGCTGTAATTGACTGAAGATTGGTGAAGAGTTGCAGTGGGTTGCTCCTCAACTCTGGGACCTGTTCCCGGATGAACTCAAACAACAAGAATCAGGAGAAAACTTACACAATAAAATGCGTGGAGAAAGGAAATAGCAGACACAAcaattttacgtggaaactccttgTCCAAGGaagaaaaaccacgacctgccttgagaatcacctaactctagatgattacaaagaaaTCAGGTTTACACCACAACACCTACTAATAATCATACAAGCAACAGTAGGCAAACGTTTTAGAACACCttacaaagactcaaatacaacaaGGAAATAAAGTATAACTTGATGAGCTATCAGTTCCTTATTGCAAAAAGAGTCTTTGATTTAAGAGCTTCAAGAGAAATATTTGTTGTAAGTATATGGAAGCATGATTTTCTTGTTGGAGAAGATGAACAATATATTTTACGACACAAGAAAACCTGAGAGGAATATCAATGGTTGGGACAAAAAGGTGGcaacaacttttcaccaacttttgtaccGGTGACAGGTAAGCCCAACTTGTTCCCTGAGTAGTAGCAACCAGCTTTGTCATCACACAATCTTTAGGAAACAGGTCCCCTACATGCAGTTCGTCaaacatcaaaactaaggacttaacaattGGTTTCTTGTTTATACTTTAGCTGGAATAAGGGAAAAATAGTGGTAAGGTTGTGTTGGCTTGGAAAGCTTAGGCATAAACTTGCAGAACTTGCTGCGAACTTTGCATTCGGAGTTGAATGTGATTATCGGATGTAAAGATTGCTTTTGTGATTTTTCTGAACTTTCTATGTGATTTCATTCTGATACTTCACAGACTTGTAGGTTGCAAAAATCTCAGAAAAGGGGGTAACAATTTCTCGACAATACTCATTGAAGACTTTTTGGAACTTCTCCGCTTTCCATATCCAACTGTTGGTGCCGAGGGTTCATAGTAATAACTGACTGCTGCATTGGCTAGGTTTGATGAAGGAACTATACAGGTATCGTGCGTTCCAGATTTTAGAATTCGCTGTGTCTTCACGGAAGCGATGTTTGACAGAACCTGTATAATTTGAGGTGTCTATGGTATTTCTAGGCTTTTTGCTTGTGTAAACTATAAAGACATGCCGCCTTATGCTTCGCTTTTTCTTCCAAATTTTATACTGTGTTGTGATATATTGCATAGCCTACAATTTATTTCTTACTCTTATTAGCTCTTTGTTGCCATCTCGAGCTCTGTGGCGCTGAAGTTACAAAGGGGAATTTGTCCTTCACCATTTGATAAGGCTCTATTTGAGCTTCAGCTTTAATTAGAGATCTCGATTTGACTCTAGGGTGATAATTGATAAGAGAAAGATGTTTCAATTGAACAAAGAATCATCTTATATTTGTGTAAAGAAAGAAAAGGTGTGATTAGTAAAGACTTCGTTTGAACATCTTAATTAGAGGTCTCGGTTAGACTTATGAGCATTCTTAGCGCGAATTCCAATTAGTCAATCTAGAAATTTCAAACCCAAATGGGAAAATAAAATAGTGGTAGCCCGACACTTTAAGTTGTTTTAAGGGAAAATAAAATAGTGTTCGGGTCAGCTTTCATGCatctcgactaattccacgggatacttATCACTTCCCACCAGCAACAGAACTTCAGCTATTGTTCTGGAACACGACATTGTTATAAGTAGGACtgatacaaacacaataaaaccgaTTAGTAGTCACTGAACTCCAGGATAATCATGAACTGGAACATGATTCCATCGCCTCAGTCTCACGGTTGTACAGTAGGAGAAATCATAATCAGCATGAACAGAACTGTCACGGCCCAGAAAcaaaggtcatgatggcatctaTCCACAACCCAAAGATAGGTAAGCAAATGTGGAATAGAAGTAGAAAAGTAACGGAATAGAAGTAGAAAAGTAGCGGAAGTAAAGTCTTGAAGTCATAGTTTCATAAATCAACACAGAAATTCGGAAGAATACAGTTTACAACCCAAAAAATACAGTGACATGAGTGCAAAGCTTCTAAGACAAGATGAGTAAGAATCCGAAATTTATACAAACTGTCCAAAGGATAATgacagaaaataaagaagatacaGATATCCAGATGCGGTGGAACAGCCAAACAACTACCTCCCGGAACTTCTATAATCTCCAACTCAAAGTGAGGATCATGTACTGCTAGTATTGGGCGCAGAACCTGCACAACAGATGCTCAAAAAGCAAGGGTGAGAACAAAAGAGCAAGAGTACTCCAGCATCGTCAACTGGACCATAAATAAAGCAATGTCGAGGCTTGGTCCTACATTGTTCTTTCCAACACTAGGTcacaaattatcaaaaataaaaccaCTATATAAGACGGATTAGCAACTAAAGATGACATCCAATAAGTTCAAAAACAGTATCCGAAACAAGCTACTATCAAAGATTTCCACAATAAGCTTAAACCGTAGAACACCAGATATTTAAGCTAACTCAACCAACATAGATGAAAATAAGTCACTTTCATAAAAACTTTGTAGTGGCTTGATACCAAACGGAACTTCTATTTTTCAAAAAGGGTCACTCCCGCCTACTATAAATCTAAAATGAAGTCCACGAAGAGTTATCTACATCTAAGTTCAAAGTAAAATAGTAAATGTAATAATACCTGTTGATGGTCTACTGGATACGCGGCCATTGAGGCCACTCATAAGAAAACAATTTGTAGTGTACTGTCATTCGCCAAGCTTCTCCAAAATCATGCACAAGTTCTGCAGTACTCGTTTTCACATTATAAGAAATAACCTTGCTTCTTATTTGCAAATACAAGATGTCCGGAAGAGCAGGATGAAAAACCATGTTCCGAACCTCAAAACCAAGAGCATTGCCTCCTCCAAGTCCAAAATCCTCTCGACATTTCTTAACTACAATAGAAACATGTATATCATACTTCCAAACCCATACTGCGTCTCGACTAGGAAAATTGTTGAGTCGCCAACACGAGATGATTGTACCACTATTCAATGCAAAACAAAGTTCCCCTCCAGATAATCCAAGACAAATATAACCGGGATAAAACCACGTCCGGTCAGGTAATCCCAAAAACAAATTTTTACACCATCGTAAACAGTCACCTGTTTTGGATAATTACAAAGCCAACAGAATACTCCATCGACTACACAAGCTGATGATGGAGAAGTCTCATCCATAgaaggtgtaacaccccgtaaaagtcgtgcatggattgacctttaatagagtgctcttagacttaaaaacttgaaaatttttctaagtgtaatgaggacttagagtcattttagctggcaatcttcgggatacaacttttcaaccttcccgacatccgtttttagattttcaagttccGTTACGATCGGGAAATCTCAcagtacatctcggataagtttcgaAATTTTTCGGaacgcataaggctgcgtttggatttcaaaacagtagcaaaacgcatagcctatttcccagttttcagcatttcagcatttcagggtcaacttcaaatgatcataactctctgaatataatgaactgggagatctgcTACCTataaaatgaaatctctttgagtcttctttccaatgcaactagtttcatccaaatccaacatctgagtaaggagttatacccgttttacttcagcctgtcagctTATCAATTGAGGGACAGTTTcgaatttgtttgttttcttaggggcattttagtcatttcacctcacccaaatttcgtCCCTCAATTCATCAAATATAATTctattctcaaattttctctcaagaacactctctagggtttcaaaataaaaacccaagtagttcaagattcaatcgtgggttttcaaaacaaattgaagatttgaaatccccgcaacgtaggcttcaagaagcacctattatttcCGCATATCGAGGTACGTCGGGTTATCCTacaaatctcatgggctttaaaaattcatgttttcaaaatgggagttttgaaattacgaatatgattatgttttaaacgttttatgatattgatttggtcttaaGGCCTAATTCCaaggtgatttgatatattatatatgcataggcatgtgtttcataatgatgataaattgagagcatgatttacatggaacccctctcttgatatgatgttgttttaaattttcacatgatatgaattatttgaaatcatcttgaaatgcatgtcatgaaatgtcttaaaaaaatgtcatgatttggatatggtctttgactttcaaagagagggttgttttgttcatgtagaaatatgttgcatatgatgattgaatgaagagaatgatatgatactgatgacttgcaagtcgggtatggcgataccctacagagtatgatatgtgattgatttgaacaaagtttgagtGCATTAAGCTTCATGAGAAAGGTGAacccaaagaaggcgtttgagtgaaagggctcatcgttggaaaccatagttgccgatgcgggttatatgatattgtatcctacatgggaggattaataaaattatttggggGATCTCACATGGGGGATTCCTGCGGTGTGCTCACATGGGGGTATCACTggctccaaatcctggcggctacttggattggaggctcgGCCATCGAGCTAAAAAGCGGATTCCACATAGTCGTGGAATTACAAATTGTacggtattccacctagctcaaatGCATTGCATTGgtgttgaaaaattattatattatgcccatgtgttttcaaatgatttgatatgaaacttctttataatggctctcacctatattgtgtaaaaatatatatattatatttatgttttgatttctctgcgtaccagtacttttgtattgacccccttccctcccaggttcggaggcacagtgtTGGGGTCCAAATAACCAGTAGATTTCTTCCgacagatcgcagaatcaagtggtaagccttctatatttcgaaaggcctgatgtctgctatttcatttatcatttagtagttttgggtctactgggggccttgtcccagttttcagatagttattatttcagtaatgTAGTAAAGATTTCGCAGACGGCTTTTCAGATGTTGATAGAGATTTAGGGGCACTATTCCCCGTTAttgatttcatatgattcttgaccatgtttccgtaatattgtTTATATTCTGCATTTCTGTTATCATACGAATTATGTGCATGAATTACCAGACAGATAAGGGTGTTTCgcgccttcatggttcggaatgctcgtcacggccagggccccggttctgGTCTTGACAGAAGGATAAAATGGAAGATGTGCATAGTTTGGACAACATATCAGTTCTGATAGCTAATACCACTACTGGATCATGTAAGTGGTACTAGAAAATGACTACTCCTACTTGGTGTTCAACTTACATCAAAGTGATTGTAGCGAAGAATTGATCTGAAAAATCTAATAGTAGGTTTAACCGATCGACATCCCTGCTTGTGCCAGCATGACAGCAAGCACGGACTGGCAGAAAGGAGTCAATTGAATGATCAAAGTACCAGTTGCTTCCGCTTGTGACATTCGAGCGTCTTGACACCTTAATAACAAGGAATCCCCCTATTCCAGAAGTAACGGAAACACCTTTTGCCGCGCCACATGATTCTTGAATGACCGTACCGAGGAATTCTACCATACTCCATGCGCTATGGTTGTTGATACTGCAGAGTCTACCCGAAGGTTCAAGCTAGATTGTAGTCTAGATAtacacccaagggtgtggcctagtggtcaatgaaataGGTTGagaaccataaggttcaaacctCAACGGAGACAAAAAACcactaggtgattctttccaTCTGTCCTAACCTTGGGGGACAACGTTAATTGATATCTGTTGCTGGTcagaggtggcaggtatcccctACGTGAAAGTTGGCCTGGACACCActgttatccaaaaaaaaaaattgtattccAGATGTTCTGATCAAAGAGTACTACAGTCAAATTCCACACAAAAGAGAAGCACTTCTCTTCACTTATAGTTTGCTCCCAGACCACAGTCGAGGTGATTGTCCTTTCAAGGTAGAACGTTAGCACGATTTTTCTTTCACCAATTGAGCTAAGAGCATATTGTTACCAAAATCCTgatcaagaaaaaaatggaaGATTTAAAACTCGCTAATAGTTGAAGCCAAGTAATTCATTGTTCTAATGCTTTCAGATGTTAGCCTTTCATACACCaccaacatacccagtatattcccaccaagtggggtctgggtgATGTTAACCTTTCATATTTTTGATATATAGGAACCAGAATTTTCTTCCACATGTACCTTGGATATTCTATTGGAGACTCTGCATTTCCGGAGGATAATAAGATTCTACACGTTACTGTCACGACTCGAAcaggggccctggccgtgacgagtattccaaaccatcaaggcccgaaacaccccttatctatttggtaatcatgcacatgacttatatggaaaaaaaatgcggaagatacacaatataacggaaacatggtcaagaatcatatgaaaacaacaATGGGGAATAATGTTCCAcaaatctcaatcaacatctctataacatctgcgaaatctctactacatgactgaaacaaatatctatctgaaaactgggacaaggcccccagtagacccaaaactaataaatgataaatgaaactgccagatatcaggccttccaaaatatagaaggctcaccaagtgactttgcgaatctgtctgaggaaatctactgattttctggacccctagactgtgcctcagaacctgggagggaagagggtcaatacaaaagtactggtacgcagagatatcaaaacaaaacataatatttttacaaaatatagttgagagccattataaagcagtttcatatcaaatcatttgaaaacacatgggtgtaatgtaattattttcaacaacaatgcaatgcagctgagttaggtggaataccctacatatcacaattacaccaactgtcaaacctcggttgccatcgagattagagtataagtgaggggaagacacacaagatcacacagcagggtgtcttgACCCAATGGTAGTGAACAAGATCACAAaacagggctcctaaccatagtcccaatttgggaatgacataaagtcaggtacacaagatcacaaagcagggtaccaaattcccatatCGGCAAActcggtttccagcgatgagcctgtacactcaaacgccttcttcgggcatccacctatctcatgaaaaatcaatgcattcaaattacatctgattcaatcacatatcatattctatagggtatcgccatacccgacttgcaagccatcaatatcacatcattcttcccATTCAatcattgtattcaacatgtttcaacacaaatagccctctcgttttcaagtcaaaatcatatcaattctcaaaatatttcatgtcatgcttttcaagatgttttcaaacaatttaaattatatgaacatttaaaacaaattcacatcaagagagggattccatatca of the Capsicum annuum cultivar UCD-10X-F1 chromosome 11, UCD10Xv1.1, whole genome shotgun sequence genome contains:
- the LOC107847139 gene encoding F-box protein At3g26010-like codes for the protein MERRSCKLYVCEEIITNILNRLPSKSLARFKCISKDWRKYIAEIYRCRLQWPKPYQLGFFCVEKRLKSRFFFSSKESSLVIGTSLDESISFIGERVYVVASSDGFLLCNKLKSRQRIYYVYNPATRQRLDVPKTQILMDDPYVGFTVKETDGSVSFTIVRYGVHQPYFHDLHYSVTIESFSSETNIWTATLDAPIRFYPSRDETSSSSACAVDEVFCWLCNEAHWVTVYDSVKKCFWTLGLPDQMWFSRGSGCLGLSGGELCFASNSGTTISCWRLNNFPSRDAVWVWKYNIDVATVVQKCREDFGLGGGNALGFKVRNMVFHLALPDILYLQIRSKVISYNVKTSTAELVHEFGEAWRKTVHYKLFSYEWPQWPPLQ